CCAGATGGGGCTTGGGCACATAGTTGAGCTGCTCCACGCCATATACCGACTCGAAATGATGCTGTATCCGCATTCGCTGCAAAATGCCCTCGACGTAATGCCGAGGTCCGTTGGATAAGATGATCTTGCGGCCGGGGAGCGCGCTCAGGCTTTCCGCCAATCTGTCTTCGAACTGCAGCCACTGTTCCAGCACTTCCACCGGATGGGTTTCGATCAGGAACTGCTGCGGGTCGATGCCGTGATGGGTGGACAGGCCATGCATGGTGGCGCCGTATTGCGCCCAGTAACGCGAGCGCAGCACGCAGGCTTCTGCCTCCTCCACGCCGAGATGCCGCATCATGTATTCGGTCATCAACTTGTTGATATGGTCGAAGATGCCGCCGCTGGCGTGGTGGAGCGTGTCGTCGAGGTCGAAGATCCAGGTCTTGTGGTTCACGTGTGATGCTGCAAAAGAAGAGGGAGCGCCGATTATCCATGCGCGAAGTCGCGCAGGCTAGAGCTAACGGCCAGTCTGTCCGAGCAGGCCGCTTCTATTGTTATCAACCGGTTACCCTATTATGACCAGATTTTTTCAATTATTTTGCAGATAGGTGTTGACGGGTTCGGGGGGCGGGCGTATAGTTCGCCTCCTCAGCTGACGCAGCGAACGAAACAGCGGAAACGAAACGGTTCTCCGGTGTGACGAAAGCAGCGAAGGCACTGCTCTTTAACAGAACGAATAACCGATAGGTGTAAGTGCTTGGCGAAAGCCGACACTTGCACTGCAAGAGACAAGAGATACTTGTTTATTTCTTTGAACTTGCGTGCCAGAAAATTTGCTTGAGATTGAACTGAAGAGTTTGATCCTGGCTCAGATTGAACGCTGGCGGCATGCTTTACACATGCAAGTCGAACGGCAGCACGGGAGCTTGCTCCTGGTGGCGAGTGGCGAACGGGTGAGTAATGCATCGGAATGTACCGTGTAATGGGGGATAGCTCGGCGAAAGCCGGATTAATACCGCATACGCCCTGAGGGGGAAAGCGGGGGATCGAAAGACCTCGCGTTATACGAGCAGCCGATGTCTGATTAGCTAGTTGGTGGGGTAAGAGCCCACCAAGGCGACGATCAGTAGCGGGTCTGAGAGGATGATCCGCCACACTGGGACTGAGACACGGCCCAGACTCCTACGGGAGGCAGCAGTGGGGAATTTTGGACAATGGGCGCAAGCCTGATCCAGCCATGCCGCGTGTCTGAAGAAGGCCTTCGGGTTGTAAAGGACTTTTGTCAGGGAGGAAATCCCGCTGGTTAATACCTGGCGGGGATGACAGTACCTGAAGAATAAGCACCGGCTAACTACGTGCCAGCAGCCGCGGTAATACGTAGGGTGCAAGCGTTAATCGGAATTACTGGGCGTAAAGCGTGCGCAGGCGGTTGTGCAAGTCTGATGTGAAAGCCCCGGGCTCAACCTGGGAACGGCATTGGAGACTGCACGACTAGAGTGCGTCAGAGGGGGGTAGAATTCCACGTGTAGCAGTGAAATGCGTAGAGATGTGGAGGAATACCGATGGCGAAGGCAGCCCCCTGGGATGACACTGACGCTCATGCACGAAAGCGTGGGGAGCAAACAGGATTAGATACCCTGGTAGTCCACGCCCTAAACGATGTCAACTAGCTGTTGGGGGTTTGAATCCTTGGTAGCGTAGCTAACGCGTGAAGTTGACCGCCTGGGGAGTACGGCCGCAAGGTTAAAACTCAAAGGAATTGACGGGGACCCGCACAAGCGGTGGATGATGTGGATTAATTCGATGCAACGCGAAAAACCTTACCTGCTCTTGACATGTACGGAACTTGGTAGAGATATCTTGGTGCCCGAAAGGGAGCCGTAACACAGGTGCTGCATGGCTGTCGTCAGCTCGTGTCGTGAGATGTTGGGTTAAGTCCCGCAACGAGCGCAACCCTTGTCATTAGTTGCCATCATTAAGTTGGGCACTCTAATGAGACTGCCGGTGACAAACCGGAGGAAGGTGGGGATGACGTCAAGTCCTCATGGCCCTTATGAGCAGGGCTTCACACGTCATACAATGGTCGGTACAGAGGGTTGCCAAGCCGCGAGGTGGAGCTAATCTCAGAAAACCGATCGTAGTCCGGATCGCACTCTGCAACTCGAGTGCGTGAAGTCGGAATCGCTAGTAATCGCAGATCAGCATGCTGCGGTGAATACGTTCCCGGGTCTTGTACACACCGCCCGTCACACCATGGGAGTGAGTTTCACCAGAAGTGGGTAGGCTAACCGTAAGGAGGCCGCTTACCACGGTGGGATTCATGACTGGGGTGAAGTCGTAACAAGGTAGCCGTAGGGGAACCTGCGGCTGGATCACCTCCTTTCTAGAGAATGGCGATTGCCAAGTACTTACAGCCTATCGGTTATTCAAGTTAAGGGCATTTTCGATGAAAATCGGCGCAGCTCTGCGTTGAAAGCTTCCTCGTGTACTCGATGTACACGTCGTCAGCTTTCGCCTGGATCTGCTGGATTTTGATCGAAAAGGATGTGGTATCAAACGACTACTGGGTTTGTAGCTCAGCTGGTTAGAGCACTGTGTTGATAACGCAGGGGTCGTAGGTTCGAGTCCTACCAGACCCACCAGTATTTTTTGGGTCAGGCAAGGCGCGAAGGAGCGGCATGTGCTTATGCACATGAGCGACTGAGCAACGCAGCATCACCCAAAAAGAGGGGGATTAGCTCAGTTGGGAGAGCACCTGCTTTGCAAGCAGGGGGTCGTCGGTTCGATCCCGTCATCCTCCACCATCGCAAACAAAATCGAATTCGGAAGAGTTGGATTCTGTTTGCGTTGTATAAACGCCCGATCTTTAACAAACTGAAGAAGCCGAATATATAAAGACGGCGAGACAAACGACATGGAGTTAATTCTGCATGTTGAATGAATCGTCATCTTGGGTATTTGATTGTATCTAAGGCTGCGTCGCCATATCAAAAGGGGCGGTGCAGTCGTCGCACAAACACTCTCTGTTGTTGCGGTAATTTAGGTTACTGAAATGATAGGGTCAAGCGACTAAGTGCATCTGGTGGATGCCTTGGCGATCATAGGCGATGAAGGACGTGTAAGCCTGCGAAAAGCGCGGGGGAGCTGGCAATAGAGCTTTGATCCCGCGATGTCCGAATGGGGAAACCCCTCCGCAAGGAGATCCCTGACTGAATCCATAGGTCAGAGGAGGCGAACTCAGCGAACTGAAACATCTAAGTAGCTGAAGGAAAAGAAATCAACCGAGATTCCGTAAGTAGTGGCGAGCGAACGCGGAACAGCCTGACTGTGTTATGAGTTGCGTTAGTGGAAGGTTCATGGAAAGGACCGCCATAGTGGGTGATAGCCCCGTACACGAAAACGCATCGCAAGAACTAGGCAGTCGACAAGTAGGGCGGGACACGAGAAATCCTGTCTGAAGATGGGGGGACCATCCTCCAAGGCTAAATACTCATGATCGACCGATAGTGAACCAGTACCGTGAGGGAAAGGCGAAAAGAACCCCGGGAGGGGAGTGAAATAGAACCTGAAACCGGATGCATACAAACAGTGGGAGCGGACTTGTTCCGTGACTGCGTACCTTTTGTATAATGGGTCAGCGACTTACGTTCAGTAGCAAGCTTAACCGAATAGGGGAGGCGTAGGGAAACCGAGTCCGAATAGGGCGTCTTAGTTGCTGGGCGTAGACCCGAAACCGAGTGATCTATCCATGGCCAGGATGAAGGTGCGGTAACACGCACTGGAGGTCCGAACCCACTAGTGTTGCAAAACTAGGGGATGAGCTGTGGATAGGGGTGAAAGGCTAAACAAACTCGGAGATAGCTGGTTCTCCCCGAAAACTATTTAGGTAGTGCGTCAAGTATCACTTCCGGGGGTAAAGCACTGTTATGGCTAGGGGGTCATTGCGATTTACCAAACCATGGCAAACTCTGAATACCGGAAAGTGCGAGCTTGGCAGACAGACAGTGGGTGCTAACGTCCATTGTCAAGAGGGAAACAACCCAGACCGCCAGCTAAGGTCCCAAATGATCAGTTAAGTGGTAAACGAAGTGGGAAGGCCTAGACAGCCAGGATGTTGGCTTAGAAGCAGCCATCATTTAAAGAAAGCGTAATAGCTCACTGGTCGAGTCGTCCTGCGCGGAAGATGTAACGGGGCTCAAACTGATAACCGAAGCTGCGGATGCACAGTTTACTGTGCGTGGTAGGGGAGCGTTCTGTAGGTCTGTGAAGGTGTCTCGTAAGGGATGCTGGAGATATCAGAAGTGCGAATGCTGACATGAGTAGCGATAAAGCGGGTGAAAAGCCCGCTCGCCGAAAGCCCAAGGTTTCCTACGCAACGTTCATCGGCGTAGGGTGAGTCGGCCCCTAAGGCGAGGCTGAAAAGCGTAGTCGATGGGAAACGGGTTAAAATTCCCGTACTTTTGTGTAGTGCGATGTGGGGACGGAGAAGGTTAGGTCATCAGACTGTTGGAATAGTCTGTTTAAGCCGGTAGGCGTGAAGGGTAGGCAAATCCGCTCTTCTTTAACGCCGAGAAGTGATGACGAGGGTCTACGGACCTGAAGTGACTGATACCACGCTTCCAGGAAAAGCCACTAAGCTTCAGCTACACAAGAACCGTACCGCAAACCGACACAGGTGGGCAGGATGAGAATTCTAAGGCGCTTGAGAGAACTCAGGAGAAGGAACTCGGCAAATTGATACCGTAACTTCGGGAGAAGGTATGCCTGTTGAGGTGTAGTCCCTTGCGGATGAAGCTTTGACAGGTCGCAGAGAATCGGTGGCTGCGACTGTTTAACAAAAACACAGCACTGTGCCAACACGAAAGTGGACGTATACGGTGTGACGCCTGCCCGGTGCCGGAAGGTTAAGTGATGGGGTGCAAGCTCTTGATCGAAGCCCCGGTAAACGGCGGCCGTAACTATAACGGTCCTAAGGTAGCGAAATTCCTTGTCGGGTAAGTTCCGACCCGCACGAATGGCGTAACGATGGCCACACTGTCTCCTCCTGAGACTCAGCGAAGTTGAAGTGTTTGTGAAGATGCAATCTCCCCGCTGCTAGACGGAAAGACCCCGTGAACCTTTACTGTAGCTTTGCATTGGACTTTGAACAGACTTGTGTAGGATAGGTGGGAGGCTTTGAAGCCAGGACGCTAGTTCTGGTGGAGCCGTCCTTGAAATACCACCCTGGTGTGTTTGAGGTTCTAACCTTGGTCCGTGATCCGGATTGGGGACAGTGCATGGTAGGCAGTTTGACTGGGGCGGTCTCCTCCCAAAGTGTAACGGAGGAGTTCGAAGGTTACCTAGGTACGGTCGGAAATCGTGCTGATAGTGCAATGGCAAAAGGTAGCTTAACTGCGAGACCGACAAGTCGAGCAGGTGCGAAAGCAGGACATAGTGATCCGGTGGTTCTGAATGGAAGGGCCATCGCTCAACGGA
This genomic window from Chromobacterium phragmitis contains:
- a CDS encoding pyrimidine 5'-nucleotidase, producing the protein MNHKTWIFDLDDTLHHASGGIFDHINKLMTEYMMRHLGVEEAEACVLRSRYWAQYGATMHGLSTHHGIDPQQFLIETHPVEVLEQWLQFEDRLAESLSALPGRKIILSNGPRHYVEGILQRMRIQHHFESVYGVEQLNYVPKPHLDAFHTVLAKEGLRPERCIMVEDSLPNLLTAKELGMTTIWVSREPRKPAHVDHRVEKISQLLRLHLD